A stretch of DNA from Kwoniella mangroviensis CBS 8507 chromosome 1 map unlocalized Ctg01, whole genome shotgun sequence:
CAACTCACCACAAATCCTACTTTATATGCAATAATGgggatattgatgatgaaggcCAAAATAACTGATGTCTACTTTTTGGGTTGTTTTTTACAGAACGCCATTGTCGAATCCTACAGGCAGTTCCACGATCTCATCAGAGCAGAATACGATTTCTCAACCGCTGCTAGTATTATGACTCCCTCTGGTGTGTTGAGCTTGTTACAAGGTATACCGTAGTACATATCGAATATGGGATAAGGGCAATGCAACATTTGTGCAgtaaaagaaggagataACTCGCTGTTTACCCGTTGGTCGCCAGTCACTGCAGAAGAAAGGAGGGGTTCAGCCGTGCTCTAATCAGGATCTCAAGGAGAGAGGCAAATGCCAAGAACGAATTCCTTTCATGAATTAATCGCTTTACTATCTGTTAtaaaagctgatcaatctgacCTCTGATACTGATTGTTGTTCCTATTGTCAATCTCATTATGTGGATGATCGTCCCTCCTCATGTGACAAAGGAATAGCTTACCTGTAATATGACATCCCTTTTCAGGTCCCCAAAGATCATAAACAGTATTTCTGAGCTGTTCAGTATAAGTTCCTCATCCTGTTCAACACAGATCCATGTACTTCACTAATTCGAACTCACATTTCATTGACAAACACTTATTGTACTGTGCACATGTTTCGAAATCTACTAATCGCTGACAAGCTGGTCCATACTGTTCTTCTGAGACCATTTCGCCAGCAATCTATTTTAGTAAATAATCTGATCCGAAATGATATTcaaccttcacctcatcacctaCCTGATCGGTCTATCCTTCCTTTACGGGACGTGTCATGCTCAAGGCCAAGCAGGCTTACCCACAGGTGGATCTGACAATACGACTAACGATCGAAACTCAAATGGTAAATTGGAAAGTATCGACTTGAAAGTCCACCTTCCTTCATTAACTAAAATCGCTGTCGATATCAACAACCCCAAGAGCGATATATCGGGTCTTATGGTATTTACTCGAAGTTTCAAGTTCGATGAGAGCTCAGGGATATTGAACGAATGGGCTCAAAAGGAAGTTTGGTGGAAGGTTTATGATCCCACGGCTAAAGAGGgggaaatggatgatgagaaggatttGAGGTTTGTTATGAATGTAAGTCACTTCTTCAATTTACCTATCTCGGCATGTCCTTTATACGAAAGTAGCACAGGATCGTACGTATGCTGTATTGACATTTGTGGAACAGTGTATAGTTCAAGGATCCTCAGATAGCGATACCGATCAACACACTTTCACAGTATTCGCGCGCAAGAACCATATCTACACCCATTAGAGGGAGATATCTGGGATtcgatcatcaatgaagCTAATATGATCTGTCCAACGGGTGAATGTGTACACAAAGATGGATGTGAGGATTTACCGATGCCGAAATGGGATCAAATGTACTTACAGGAGTATGAACctgagaatgaggatgaaagtggggatggggatggggatgagaaagaatggtataAGAAGTTGTCGGACAGATGAGCGGTGACGTTCAACAATAAACTTACAGGTCATTGTTTAAGGACGTTGTGGTAGATTGTACTGAATTTATGGGATAGAACTTCATCTTGACACTGATGAGAGGATATTCGAACAGGGGATTTGGCATTTCGACAAAGCGAGTCTGTCGTGTTGTACAATGcttaccatcatcatgagCGCGTATACTGAGAACAAACGGAGCAGAATCCTGCACTAACGACTCATTGTTACTTTGTTCATACTATGATGCAGACCTGTCTTAGAAATCATCGTCCACTCCATATATCTGATGTCCACAATCTCAAAATACAAAGGGGAAAATGGACGGTATAAAGGTATGTGGTTACAAACACCATATCCTTTCAATCAGTTTCTCATCCACATGACAATCCAAACAATCCTTTCACTCCATTTTCTGTAATTAACCTTATTGAAAGCGTTTCGCTTATATTAATGGTGGATACAATCAGGAGACAGAAGTTAGAATGCTGTGTCGATGTACTGATACATCATAGCAAACAAAAGAAACCAGGAGATCAAGTTAAAGGAAAGTCGTACTCGGTCATTCTCGAAATGACAGTTCGGTTGACTGGCCAAGTTGAACTCAAAAAGCAAAAggtatatatagatatcGTATCTCCGACTGCATAGATCATCGTTCATCGGATTTACCTCTAATTGTAATTACTATATTGTTGCTTCTCTATCTGATTTATTTGCTTGGATCATTTCAACTTACTATaccaatctcatccatctaATATGTTGTCCAAATATCTTGCCCTCTTAACAGCTTTAACAGCTATCTCggctcttccttctccccaCTCTACCAAGAGAGATGGCGGGGCTGAATCAGCAGACAATAGCAACAATATCCAATTAGAACTTGCCCTGGCTGGTAATTCCAAGTACATCGATATAACCAATCAAACCGACATAATCTGGGGAGGAACGGCGAACAAAGTATTCACGTGGGGTCCAAACCATGATGGTTATGCTCCGAAACCATTCTGGTGGTTGATCTATGCTGAGGATACGAACGAGGTCAATGCGAATGAAGATAATTTGAAATATAATATGAGCGTGAGTGTACTGTACCACTAAACCATATCATTTCAATCTCGCCATTTTGATTGACCTGACCATTCTACTGTATACATAAGTGTAAAGCACAATTACTTGAAGATCACAAAGCAGGTGATTACTACAACGTCAAACTGGACACTACCGCTCCCTACGTCCATCCTATCTCAGGAGGGGATTGGAACCAGATCCTGACAAAAGCCAACGTAATCTGTCAAACTGGCGAATGCGTTGCTAAAGATGGATGTAAAGGATTGGAAATACCTAAATGGGATCAAACTTACTTAGAGAAATACGATAATAGTAAACCAACTAGCGGTAAGAGGGGGTTGGGATCAGCTGGAGTGGGTTATAACCTTGCGGCAGGGGAGAGTTCAGACACCGATGATGGAGACGATAAGGATCtcattgatgagattgttgattggTTCAAGGACGACGATTAGGTCGCATGGAGGAAATAGTCATATGCTTTCTGTGCCTGTATGTGAATGTATAAGACCTTTTATACCCATACAATACGTACATGTGTCAGCTGAAGTAAGTTAGATATAGTAGGTGTAAAACCCCAGAAGGTGGAAAATCAGGTCATATTGGAGGACATCacgaggatgatgttgacgatgaagaggggcTAATCGGCTGGCTTCttggtgatgacgatgagtaGATTCAAAAAATCGATGAGTATCACTTCATCTGCCTCCAAAAGAGGGAACATGGTCAGTGAATTCGAACAGCAGAAATTGAGAAAGTTGTAAAGTCACAGTAATTGTACTTACGTGCAATATTTTTATGCGAGATGCACCTGTCGATGATCAACAGACATCCGTGAACAAAGGAAGGTAttcacatcaacaccaaTCAGATATGTCATGttttacatatatatatgcgaAGAAAAGATGTCAAACCGAATGCTACTATAAGAGATTATGTTGTAAATTATGTCGATCCGAATCACTTTGATTCCTCTGTCATGCCACTTGAACGGGAGGCGCCTAATTGATGAGGGCAAAAGCacacatgatgatgaacatgtCATCTGTGTCTACTTCTGTGCCCGACTATCCATGCACAGATATCGCttatcctcttcccatcatcttcatcaactgaCTCATATCTACCATCGTATCCCTCGTCAGCATTGCCTCCTATAGCCAATTGGAGAAATACTTACCAGGCATACCCCCtccacccattcccatattcttcatcatctcacccaTTTGACTCATATCAGGCATTCCACCTCCTCCGGGTCCCCCACCTCCCATCATACTTCGCATCATCGATCCCATATCCATACCCCCGGGTCCgcccatacctcccataccgcccatcatctcctgcaTCATCTTCTGAGCACCCTGAGGACCGGCAGCACGCAATTTTCGCATCATTTCAGGAGGCATCGCTTTCTGCAAGCGTTGGgaaagatcaggatcagcgCAATTACTTAAGGGAGGGAGAAAACGAGGCATAGATAAAGTTTGGAATGGAAGAATCAGAGGCGACACAGGAGAAATGAGAAGAAAGTCGGGAAGTGAGTGgagtgggagaagagagaacGAAAATACAGACAAGAAGCACATCGgccaaagaaggaaaagagattaGATGCAGAAGGACCAGGGAGAGACGGGAggaaatggagaagaagataggaaaCATGGAAGGAAGGTCGAAAAAGACAGGGAGTAGGTGAAAGAGCGGAaatgaaggatgggagatgaagaagacaagcGAAAGGCAAAGAAGAGTATGGGGATCAAGCAAGAAGGGTACGAAAGCAAATACACTCACTCGCATGGCCTCAATCTGTGCCGGAGAAGGTTGACCATTAGGACCCAAAGGTTTATTACCAGCGGCAGCTTGCATCTTCTGCATCGCCGACATCCACCCATTGGCGCCACCAGCCTGTTTGGCCATACCAGCCATCATTCTCGCTTGAGCCAGTAATTCTTCCACCTCTCGTACACTCGTTCCACTTCCTCTTGCTACTCGTTTCGCACGTCGGTTCAATCCTATTGGGTTCCCAGCTTTATCGAAGCTCACCTGTAAAATGCAGGTTGATTCAGTTCAGTACATAAAAGGTATAGGACTGACCCAGCTCAcgaatatcaatccatccGAATCCAGCTCATCCTGCCTCATAGCATCCGTTATATagatcattctcttcaatttcgctcctgcttcttcttcacctccttcacccaacATCCCAGCAGGCATACCAGGTATCATCGAAGCGATCTTCGATAAGGATCCCATTGACATTATATTCGATAGTTGGTCTTTCCAATCTCTTATAGTAAATTTACCTTGCTCTAATTTCTTTGCTAAATCTTTCTGTCGATCGGGATTAGATCGCGCTATATCTTGCCTAGAATGTTCAAGACCACACAATGTCAGCTTTTCGCCTTACTGAATTTCACTCATACAATGACCGCATATAGGTTGTTGGCAAATGTGAGAGTAGACTCACATATGTTCAACCAATCCTTGCATGTCGCCCATACCCAATAACTTCGAAACGAAAGGCTGCGGGTTGAATTTCTCCAGATCATGTAGATGCTCTCCAGTACCCAAGAATATAATTGGCGTCTTCGTCGCCGCGACACTATCAACACGAATCATTTTAGCCAAATATCATTACATGACACACTCATCGTGGGGGTATAGTGAAGTTGACTTACGCGGAGATAGCACCACCGCCTTTAGCGTGACCATCCAATTTGGTTACTATTATTGCTCCGAAATCCGCTGAGTCCTTGAACGCTCTGCTTTGACCTTCTGCCGCCTGACCTATCGAAGCGTCTAACACCATGATCGTCATATCTGGACTGACCGCCGATGAAATCGCTACCATCTCTTCGAACAATTCTGATTCCTGTTTATGTCGTCCTGAGGTATCCACTATGATCACGTCGAATCGTTCTGTAGATGCCCTCACGAAATTCAGTTGTAATTCGGCCATATTTaagatgaggtggagaagCCTGCTTACCCTTTCTAAATTTCTCTACCCCCAGTGAAGCGATCGCCACTGGATCTGTCTCAGTGTAACTTCCATAGAAAGGTATCTTTGCTTTTGTTGCGTTTCTGAATTATCACCATGGATCAAAATCAGTTGGATGCATTAATTACGAATGACTGAGAGACTGGCATCGATGAACTTACTGTTTCAATTGATCAAAAGCACCCGCTCTGAATGTATCCGCACATACCAAACCAGtcttcattcctctcctAGCGTAGTGTACAGCCAATTTCGTACATGTCGTGGTTTTACCTGCACCTTGTATACCTACCGCCATCAATACGTTGGTCTTTCCCTTGACCGGCTTGTAAGGTTCGGTACCGGGATCTACCAATGCTACGAGTTCGTCGAACACCGCCTGAACAACAGAAttatcaatatcagcttcagaCCCAGTTATACCACTGCagaggatgagatcaatGAGGATGCTGACCTTTTGTACTACATTCTTCTTGTTCGCTTCTCTTCCTCCGGCTttttcagcttcatccagaCTCTTCTTTACCTATCCGGCATGTAAGGCTATTAGCTGTGCGCGAGAGTAGGAAATGTATTTTTGTGCTCACCTTAGCTTTCACCTTCGTACGCAGCTGGGAGACCAGTTTCACGTTGACGTCCGCTTCTAATAATGCCGCACATAGTTCTTTGAGTAAAGCATCTATGACCTATACCGGTGAGAGGGCAAGTCAACTAGCTGTCAACAAAGAACTGTTCAACGGATGAAAGAAGTGTACTCACACGATCATCCACCACGGATGCTCTCGATAGCTGGTTCAAAGCTCCGTGTAGCCTCGCTCCTAGGTCTGCTAATACCATCGTAACTGATTCTTGTcaaatatatcatatacctATGTTTGAAGCAGAGTTACTGGTCATCTAGCTTGTAGCTTTGTATCATCCTTACGATTATCGGTCAttcgaagatggtttggatcCGGATGTATACTTTGCAGGGTGCCTAATTCGTTACTCATGCACAAGCACGCCTGATCACCTCTTTGCATCGTCAAGCCTATTTACCCCGCGCTCTGTTGTCATTCACGTCGGAGATGGATTGACTTAATCTTGCTGTTGCAACGCTGTtggcatcatcatccaaaggTAGACAGACTCAAGACTTTCCATCTGCGCTGAGACTCAATCAGCCAGCCTTAGATAGACAAACAATCTTCCCCAGCACAAGACCATAGACAGGGAGCCAACATGTCTTATGATCGTGTGGGGTCACCCTCACAGCAGCTCATGTGAGTACTCTTATGTATTCCGCATCTCGTCCGACGTGACGACCGCTGACATTGATGTATGTGAATATAGTCAAgcggacgatgatgatctcgacACCTTGTCATTCTCTCATCCTAATCCTACTGCCAATGCTGCTGGCTCTTCGTCGTCCCAAGCACAGCCTCAAGCCGGACCATCTAACCCTTCAGGAGTATCAGGTAGAATAGGACAAAGCTCTCAGCCGCGTAGAGAGACAGGATGGGGAGGTGTGAAAATGGAAACTAGATATACGGGAGAGTCGACTTTGGATGAACCCGTCACGAAGACTATTGTGAGTATCCGTGATACTTTTGACTGTACATCAAAGTGTATCACTTGATATATCAAGAACATATATAATGCATTTTCAGTGCAAACTACAAGAGTGCATCACTGATCAATGACTTATATCGTACAGATGAGGGATCTCAATTCGATATATGCCAAATTACTTCAAGTGCTCTATCCACCAAAGGGAGGTGGTAACAATCAATTACTTCGAGATTGGGATTTATGGGGACCTTTGGTGATTTGCTTGACATTAGCTATTATCTTATCGCTTGATGTGAGTCTGACGACTTCCAATTGAATATCTTGAATACACGTAGTCGTCGATATGGAGGAAACTCTGTGCTTATTGCTGTCATATTGATACCACAGGCACCACAAGAGCAATCAATGCAAGTCTTTTCGCTTGTCATTTCGTTAGTCACTATCGGTTCGGTGGTAGTTACCATAAATTCAAAGTTGTTAGGAGGGAAAGTGTGAGTATATGTCAAGTGAATTTGACAGATGTTATAGTgcttcagctgatgaatgataattATTGACGTCCGATTAGATCGTTCTTCCAAAGTCTTGTAAGTCTCTTCTACTTACTGATATGTTGGATGGACGCAAAATTCCCATACTTAGCTACTCGGCGAGATCGTGAATTGAGAATGTCAGctgagctgatttgactgGTTATTACAGTGCGTACTAGGCTACGCTCTCGCCCCGATCCTCCTCGCTTCCATCGTATCTCTACTAGTCCACACGCTATTCGTGAGGATACCAGTCAGCTTAGCATGTTGGGCATGGTCTGTGTGGGGTAAGCAAACAAATCTAAACCGGATTTATCAGTATTTCTGGCTtatctttccattccctttAACAGCATCGATGAACTTCTTTACTGGTACGAGATTACAAGAATCACGCACTTTCTTAGCTGTCTATCCAATGtgtttgttcttcttcgtattCGCttggatgatcatgattcAGTGAAACGTCACGATACCAGGAAGGTTTGTTATATATACAGTAAACTATATCATATTATGCAATACATACAACTTATACACATACAGGATCTAAAGAACACAAATAAATCTTGAAAACTCGAACCTCTAAGTTGATAACttatcttctctctcttcctcaccGTCATTCACTCTTAGAACTTTTGCAAATTCGATATAGTTGAATCGACCTTGACGATCTGTGAATGGACCTGAGAAGAGTCTTTCGATCTGTATAGACATGATATCAGTTCAATTTTTCTATTCATCCATTCCCTTCGCTATCCTCATTGCACTGTGGTATCCTCGACTGcagtactcacctcagtctcatccatcctatctcccatctcactcAACCACTTCCTAACTTCCTTGGTATCCACCCAACCTTTATCACCCTCATCAAAACATGCAAATGCCTCTATCAGTTCCCGCTCGTTGTCAAGTTGGATCAGATGTTCGCCCATCATACTGAGGAACTGGGTGAAGTTGATCCCTTCGCTTGCCATCCCCTTTGTTGAACCGGGTCGAGAGGTAAGAAGGGTTTGAAGTAAGGTTGGAGTGGGCGTTTGGCCTAGATCAATAGAACAAAAGTGACTCAGCATGTATTTCTGTAGAAATCTACTATACAGACAGTCTAATCATATACATGACTAGATGTTATCAAAGATAACAATACAATGATACAATTGtgagagattgatagattTGAGAACTGTTCGACCCACCTAGATTACTCAACATTACTTTCAAATCACCCTCTGTCACCctcccatcaccatcctgatcaatcatcgtaAAAGCCTCTTTGAACTGCTTGACTTGCTGAGGAGTGAACATCGTGAATGCGCCTCCGGAAGGTTCTCTCCTCCCTTGCGAGGATTTAGATATGTTGGAGGGCAGACCTCGACCTAGGGTGGCTGTTTTGGActtgagggagagagatcaatcagcttaAGTCGGATGTGGATCGCGAGTACGGGTataactcaccatgatgTTACGGTGTTTCCAATGAGGTATGACGGCTCTAATATCTGGATAATCCTTTCTTCTGATCCAATTTTACCTTGATTGTTTCTTGCTATGTATATGTGCACCTATGGTCGTTGTtatcgttgttgttggttgAATTGAGTTTGGTTTCTCGCACAGACGCGTGTTTGCGTTTGATTACGTAACACGAGCTAGCAATGATGAAAAAGTTGAATTTTTGCTTCGATGCTGTTGTCGGATGGTCTTGGTGCAGCTCtccttgttcttgttcttatTCGTTgttcatcttttcatctttatcaATCAGTATAGGATTCTGTCATTTAAGAGCTATACCATGTGAGTCCTTATGCTTCTAACTCGATTCCATTCTAACATTCCGTCTTTCTCCCTTGAACTTGCCCTCGTCATGATGTCAAAATATCTTATCTACATTATCAGAACTTAAATAATGTTAAGACAACTTATTCCATATTAACTGAACTATCCCTTACATCTAAATTCTCTATGTCGGTTCATTGGTATACAAAGTGATCGATAGAAGCTGACAATACGATGTTGTCATAGTGATCCAAGTATTCGTTGATCCTTCACGAGTACCACTTACAGTATAGTGTTGAATCGGTTCGGTTCTATAGTAGTCAGGAGTACTCAGCATGTACGCCTTATTTCATAGTTCAATAGTCATATCAAATGCTCATGTATATCATGCTCTCTGTCATGCGTTCAGATAGTGATCATTTTTTCAAGCTTTCAGCTTAGCCCATTTTCATTTGCGATTACCACCGCTCAAGATGAATTTCTATAAATCCGCTGCATTGGCTCTCGACCATTTGGACAAAAACCAAGGTTCAGTAAAAGGTTCCTTAGCAGCTGCTGGGATAAAATCTACGCCTGgtgaaggaaagaggatacTAGCTTGTGAGTGTCAATACCATGCCAGTGTTCTCTCATTCCACCCATCTTCAGAGGAACACCCTGTTCAATTCAATCCAAGTTCACATGTGACTGACTAATGGACATTAACCATAGTAATCATCGAAACCCTCAAGTGTAAGTCCATTATGTGATCTCAACCAGTCATTGACTAATCGACATAATAGACAAACCTAtcctccttcaactcctctcGATTGTTCCTATTCAATCTCTCGAAAAACTCACTTTCCCCAAAAAGTCACCTCGGGGTTCACCATCCTCCCAATCCCtgatcctcgtcatcctccacGAcctcctcttttctcctAAGCGTAAAATTGAAGCATCAGACTTATGGCCTCCTAAACAATCCATCCTCAAATATCAAACTCGTCTAAAAGCAGAGTTGGTCAAGATACAGATTAAAAATGGTAAATCCCGTATAACAGATTTGGCCAAATCCTCATCTACAACGGATGCGATAAGGTATATAAGGTATAATCCTAATTCCGGTAAATCCCTTGAAGGCCTTCACAAGCAATTGGAGAGATTAGGATTTAACAGATTGCAAGAGCCGAAATACCCTTTAGGAGAAAAAGAATATTTCTTGGATACGCATTTGAACGATGTATTATTATGTTTCCATGGAAGTACGAATTGGtggaatgataatgattggTATACCGATGGAGGAATTATATTACAAGATAAAGCGAGTTGTATGCCTGCGAAGGTCTTGATGTGGGactggaatgatgatgaaggagaatgTATAGATGCTACGTGAGTTGTACTGCCCAATGATCTGTTCCGACCTGATCTTCTACTAGTCTTCTGATTGTAGTACAGCTTGATGGATCAAGTAGCTGATGTGACGACTCAATAATCGCATAGCGCAGCACCAGGTAATAAAACGAGTTACGTCTCTGCTCTGATGAACAACCAAGGCAGGGTGAGTCCATCATTTTTATATCTCCTGGTATACTAGTCTACAACCATATCAACTCTAAGtactgatgctgatgatttctACCGATCAACGTACTAGCTCCACGCATTCGAACGTTCTCCTAATCGTTACAAAACCCTAACGCGCATGTTGGAGAAAGCACATTGTAAGAATGTGATTGCTCAAAGAGCGGATTTCCTCGAATCTGATCCGGTGGACAAACAGTATAAAAAGGTGACTAGGATGTGAGTCAACTCTCTCCTTCTGTGCCCTGTACTCAATCCATAAAAAATGATTACATAACTGAATACTTGATTGGACTTGATGTCGTTTCATCAGATTACTAGATCCAAGTTGTTCAGGATCGGGTATTGTAAATAGGTTAGATTATCTTTTAGAAGACGGTACGTCCGGCTCACTCACGATTCGCTGGTCATAGCAATGAATGACTGATATCCCAACCATTTGTGGTTATTTAGATGTCGAAGAATCAGATTCGAAAACGGAAAGATTAGAAAAATTAGCTTCATTCCAGTTACAAATGATCTTACATGCATTCAAGTGTAAGTGTCTCCTCTTTCTGTCTTCTATCACCCTTATATCGACTGATATCTGGTATAACTTGGTATTAGTCCAATCAGCCAAACGTATAGTCTATTCTACATGCTCCATCCACccggaagaggatgagagggtaGTAACATCAGCTTTACAATCGAAGATagccaaagagaaaggatggaaattGGCACCTAGAAGTCAGGTGATACCAACTTGGGAAAGGAGAGgcagagaggatgagatggcgGGTGATAAAGGTAAGTCTCTGTCGACTTCATCCCATCGGCACGTCCCACAACTTTTCTTGTATCAGGTGACATAACATTTAGTTAAGTATCAAACTGATTGTCATTGTCTGAAATATAGAATTAGCCCAAGGTGTCATACGTTGTTTACCTGAAGATCGAACCAATGGATTCTTCGTGTCATGTTTCGTAAGAGATGATCCACAGGGATTATCCATAT
This window harbors:
- a CDS encoding signal recognition particle protein SRP54 gives rise to the protein MVLADLGARLHGALNQLSRASVVDDRVIDALLKELCAALLEADVNVKLVSQLRTKVKAKVKKSLDEAEKAGGREANKKNVVQKAVFDELVALVDPGTEPYKPVKGKTNVLMAVGIQGAGKTTTCTKLAVHYARRGMKTGLVCADTFRAGAFDQLKQNATKAKIPFYGSYTETDPVAIASLGVEKFRKERFDVIIVDTSGRHKQESELFEEMVAISSAVSPDMTIMVLDASIGQAAEGQSRAFKDSADFGAIIVTKLDGHAKGGGAISAVAATKTPIIFLGTGEHLHDLEKFNPQPFVSKLLGMGDMQGLVEHMQDIARSNPDRQKDLAKKLEQGKFTIRDWKDQLSNIMSMGSLSKIASMIPGMPAGMLGEGGEEEAGAKLKRMIYITDAMRQDELDSDGLIFVSFDKAGNPIGLNRRAKRVARGSGTSVREVEELLAQARMMAGMAKQAGGANGWMSAMQKMQAAAGNKPLGPNGQPSPAQIEAMRKAMPPEMMRKLRAAGPQGAQKMMQEMMGGMGGMGGPGGMDMGSMMRSMMGGGGPGGGGMPDMSQMGEMMKNMGMGGGGMPDMSQLMKMMGRG